A region of the Streptococcus oralis Uo5 genome:
GCTTGATTTTGACAACAGAAGCAGTCGTAGCCAATAAACCGGAACCAGCAGCCCCAGCTCCAGCAATGGATCCAAGCATGATGGGCGGTATGATGTAAGCTTTCTGTAGAAAGCAACTTATAAAAAACACAAAAGGAGGGAAGAACATTCCCTCCTTTTAAGGTTTTCTATTCTAAATAGATTTGAGCTCTCCTAACTTATATGATAAAATAAGACTAGAAGAAGGAGAAGAACATGATTGATGTAGAAGAAATTCTGAGCAAGATGAATCTCAATCAGAAGATTAATTATGACCGTGTCATGCAGAAAATGGTTCAGGTTTGGGAGAAAAATGAGCAACGTCCAACTATTCTCATGCATGTTTGCTGTGCTCCTTGTAGTACCTACACCCTAGAATACCTGACAAAATACGCTGATGTGACTATCTATTTTGCCAATTCCAATATTCATCCTAAGGCAGAATACCACAAGCGGGCTTACGTCACCAAGAAATTTGTCAGTGATTTCAATGAGCGAACAGGCAATACAGTCCAGTACCTAGAAGCTCCCTATGAACCCAATGAATACCGGAAGTTAGTCAGAGGACTGGAAGAAGAACCTGAAGGTGGTGACCGTTGCAAGGTTTGTTTTGACTACCGTCTGGATAAAACAGCACAGGTAGCTATGGACTTGGGCTTTGACTACTTTGGTTCAGCTTTGACCATCAGTCCCCATAAGAATTCTCAAACCATCAACAGCATCGGAATTGATGTGCAAAAGATTTACACAACCCACTATCTTCCAAGTGATTTCAAGAAAAATCAAGGCTACAAACGTTCAGTGGAGATGTGTGAGGAGTATGATATCTATCGTCAATGCTATTGTGGATGCGTCTATGCAGCTCAAGCCCAGAACATTGATCTTGTTCAGGTTAAGAAGGATGCCACGGCTTTCCTGTTAGATAAGGATGTTGAAAAAGATTATTCCCATATCAAGTTTACTGTCACTAAATTAGATATATAGCAATTAACCCAGCTGTAAAGCTGGGTTTTTAAAATAAAAAAACCAGGGCTCTCACCCCAGTTTGACAACTTTACCGATTCTTTAGTTCTATGTAGCGTTTGTACCAAATGTTGACATAGGCCTCTGAGAAAGGACCGCGTCCATTGTTGATCCAATCAACAAGGATTTTAACATGCTCTTTCAAAATATAGTCTAAATCATCAGAATATTTCATTTTGCGTTTATGGCGCTCATACTCTTCAACGTCCAAGAGACGCTTTTCACCATCAGTGAAGACCTTGACATCCAAATCATAATCAATGTATTTCAGGGCTTCTTCATCGAGATAGTAAGGACTTGCCATATTGCAATAGTAGGAAATCCCATTATCACGAATCATGGCAATGATATTAAACCAATATTTTTTGTGAAAGTAAACAATAGCCGGTTCTCGAGTCACCCAACGACGACCGTCACTTTCGGTAACAAGTGTGTGGTCGTTGACGCCGATAATAGCGTTCTCTGTTGTTTTTAGTACCATGGTGTCCCGCCAAGTACGGTGGAGACTCCCATCATGCTTATAACTTTGAATTGTAATAAAGTCGCCTTCTTTTGGAAGTTTCATAACTAACCAACTTTCTACAATTTATAAGTTTATCGTCTACTATTATATCATAAATCGGTCTAATTTTTTTGAATTTTACACGAAAATATTAAAGATATTCTCTGAGAGCGCTGGCTATATCCGAAAAATCATAGCCTTTTCTAGCTAATACTTGAGTTAAACGTTGCTTTAGTTCGTATCCTTCATACTTTCGAGCATACTTAGCATATTGTTTGTCTAGCTCTTTAAAAATGAGTTCTTGAGTCGTTTCTTGGTCGACTTGACTGTCCAAGTCATCAAAGGCATTTTTAGCATCAGCATAGGAGAATCCCTTGTTAGTCAAGTTTTGAATAATCTTATCCTGCAAGGCACGAGCAGGAAGCTTTCCATTGTATTTTTTAAGAAGTTTCTCCGCTACACGTTGAGCAACCTCTGAAAAATCAAAATCCTTTAAAACATCTTCAATAGTTGCTTTGGCAATCCCTTTTTGAGATAGTTTTTGAGCTAGCACATAGGGTCCCTTATCTCCAGAAAGTTGATTTGCATTGATGATAGAATAGGCATACTGACGATCATTAATCCAGTTATCTTCTTTAAGATTGGCGATAACTTGACTTGTGATTTTTTCATCAAGATCATACTTTTTCAGATACTCACGAACTTCCTTTTCGGTTCGAGCTTTAAATGATAGATGGTAGAGGGCGAGGTTTTTACCATAAGAAAACTGAGCAAAGCCCTGTATCTCGATTAATTCTTCCTTGCTAACCACCTTATCTTTAGACAACATAAAACGGACAATGGTATCCTCCGTGATATAAGAGGTTTGCTGATCATCAAGTTCCATCAGGTAGAGTCGTTTTTTCTTTTCAAGTTTTGTGATTTTCATAGTTCTATTATACCCTAAAATGTGATAAGATAGGGGTATGAATCTGAAAGTCAAACAAAAAATACCTTTAAAAATCAAGCGTATGGGCATCAATGGTGAGGGAATCGGTTTCTACCAGAAAACCCTCGTTTTTGTACCTGGCGCCCTCAAAGGAGAAGATATCTATTGTCAGATTACTTCTATTAAACGTAACTTTGTTGAAGCCAAATTGCTAAAGGTTAATAAGAAGTCTAAATTTCGGGTCGTGCCAGCTTGCACGATTTATAATGAATGTGGTGGTTGTCAAATCATGCACCTTCACTATGATAAACAGTTAGAGTTCAAAACGGATTTGCTCCACCAAGCCTTGAAAAAATTTGCTCCTACAGGATATGAAAACTATGAAATTCGTCCAACTATCGGAATGCAGGAACCAAAGTACTACCGTGCTAAGTTGCAATTTCAGACTCGAAAATTCAACAATCAGGTTAAGGTAGGATTGTATGCTCAAAACTCTCATTATCTCGTAGAGCTGAAAGACTGTTTGGTGCAAGATAAGGAAACCCAAGTGATTGCGAATCGCCTTGCTGAACTTCTTACTTACCACCAAATTCCAATTACAGATGAGAGAAAAACGCTCGGTGTTCGCACCATCATGGTACGTCGAGCAAGAAAAACGGGGCAAGTTCAGATTATTGTTGTCACGAATCGCCAGCTTAATTTGAATCAACTAGTTAAAGACCTAGTCAATGATTTTCCAGAAGTTGTCACGGTTGCTGTCAATACAAATATAGCAAAAACAAGTGAAATCTATGGTGAAAAGACAGAAATCATCTGGGGCCAAGAGAGTATTCAAGAAGGAGTACTCGACTATGAGTTTTCTCTCTCGCCCCGAGCTTTTTATCAGCTTAATCCTGAGCAGACAGAAATTCTCTATAGTGAAGCAGTTAAGGCCCTGGATGTCAGTAAAGAAGACCATCTGATTGATGCCTATTGTGGTGTTGGGACGATCGGATTTGCCTTCGCAACTAAGGTCAAGAGTCTCAGAGGGATGGACATTATCCCAGAAGCCATAGAAGATGCCAAGCGAAATGCTAAAAAAATGGGGTTTGACAATACCCATTACGAAGCGGGAACAGCTGAAGAAATTATTCCACGCTGGTATCAAGAAGGCTACCGAGCAAATGCCCTGATAGTCGATCCTCCTCGTACAGGGTTAGATGGTAAGCTACTGGATACCATACTGACCTATGTTCCAGAAAAAATGGTTTATGTTTCTTGCAATGTTTCGACCTTGGCTCGAGATTTAGTTAAACTAGTAAAAGTCTATGATCTCCAGTATATCCAGTCGGTCGATATGTTTCCCCACACTGCACGAACAGAAGCAGTGGTTAAGTTAGTGAAGAAAAGAAAAAATTAAATTCACTGAAAAAAGTTCTTGACAAAGGCGTAAAAGTAGGTATAATAGAAAGAGTTGAAAAACTCAAGGTCCGTTGGTCAAGGGGTTAAGACACCGCCTTTTCACGGCGGTAACACGGGTTCGAATCCCGTACGGACTATGGTGTATTGTGGTAAAAAAACTTGAAAAAAGTTTAAAAAATCTGTTGACAGAGGCAGGTAGCTGTGATATACTAATATAGTTGTCGCTCACGAGAGAAGTGAGAGGCAAAGACCTTTGAAAACTGAACAAGACGAACCAATGTGCAGGGCACTATAACTGAGGTTATAGTACTGAACAATGAAAAAAACAAATAAATCTGTCAGTGACAGAAATGAGTGAGAACTCAAACTTTTAATGAGAGTTTGATCCTGGCTCAGGACGAACGCTGGCGGCGTGCCTAATACATGCAAGTAGAACGCTGAAGGAGGAGCTTGCTTCTCTGGATGAGTTGCGAACGGGTGAGTAACGCGTAGGTAACCTGCCTGGTAGCGGGGGATAACTATTGGAAACGATAGCTAATACCGCATAAGAGTAGATGTTGCATGACATTTGCTTAAAAGGTGCAATTGCATCACTACCAGATGGACCTGCGTTGTATTAGCTAGTTGGTGAGGTAACGGCTCACCAAGGCAACGATACATAGCCGACCTGAGAGGGTGATCGGCCACACTGGGACTGAGACACGGCCCAGACTCCTACGGGAGGCAGCAGTAGGGAATCTTCGGCAATGGACGGAAGTCTGACCGAGCAACGCCGCGTGAGTGAAGAAGGTTTTCGGATCGTAAAGCTCTGTTGTAAGAGAAGAACGAGTGTGAGAGTGGAAAGTTCACACTGTGACGGTATCTTACCAGAAAGGGACGGCTAACTACGTGCCAGCAGCCGCGGTAATACGTAGGTCCCGAGCGTTGTCCGGATTTATTGGGCGTAAAGCGAGCGCAGGCGGTTAGATAAGTCTGAAGTTAAAGGCTGTGGCTTAACCATAGTACGCTTTGGAAACTGTTTAACTTGAGTGCAAGAGGGGAGAGTGGAATTCCATGTGTAGCGGTGAAATGCGTAGATATATGGAGGAACACCGGTGGCGAAAGCGGCTCTCTGGCTTGTAACTGACGCTGAGGCTCGAAAGCGTGGGGAGCAAACAGGATTAGATACCCTGGTAGTCCACGCCGTAAACGATGAGTGCTAGGTGTTAGACCCTTTCCGGGGTTTAGTGCCGCAGCTAACGCATTAAGCACTCCGCCTGGGGAGTACGACCGCAAGGTTGAAACTCAAAGGAATTGACGGGGGCCCGCACAAGCGGTGGAGCATGTGGTTTAATTCGAAGCAACGCGAAGAACCTTACCAGGTCTTGACATCCCTCTGACCGCTCTAGAGATAGAGTTTTCCTTCGGGACAGAGGTGACAGGTGGTGCATGGTTGTCGTCAGCTCGTGTCGTGAGATGTTGGGTTAAGTCCCGCAACGAGCGCAACCCCTATTGTTAGTTGCCATCATTTAGTTGGGCACTCTAGCGAGACTGCCGGTAATAAACCGGAGGAAGGTGGGGATGACGTCAAATCATCATGCCCCTTATGACCTGGGCTACACACGTGCTACAATGGCTGGTACAACGAGTCGCAAGCCGGTGACGGCAAGCTAATCTCTTAAAGCCAGTCTCAGTTCGGATTGTAGGCTGCAACTCGCCTACATGAAGTCGGAATCGCTAGTAATCGCGGATCAGCACGCCGCGGTGAATACGTTCCCGGGCCTTGTACACACCGCCCGTCACACCACGAGAGTTTGTAACACCCGAAGTCGGTGAGGTAACCATTTGGAGCCAGCCGCCTAAGGTGGGATAGATGATTGGGGTGAAGTCGTAACAAGGTAGCCGTATCGGAAGGTGCGGCTGGATCACCTCCTTTCTAAGGATAAGGAACTGCACATTGGTCTTGTTTAGTCTTGAGAGGTCTTGTGGGGCCTTAGCTCAGCTGGGAGAGCGCCTGCTTTGCACGCAGGAGGTCAGCGGTTCGATCCCGCTAGGCTCCATTGGTGAGAGATCACCAAGTAATGCACATTGAAAATTGAATATCTATATCAAATAGTAACAAGAAAATAAACCGAAAACGCTGTAGTATTAATAAGAGTTTATGACTGAAAGGTCAAAAAATAAGGTTAAGTTAATAAGGGCGCACGGTGGATGCCTTGGCACTAGGAGCCGAAGAAGGACGTGACAAACGACGATATGCCTTGGGTAGCTGTAAGTAAGCGATGATCCAGGGATTTCCGAATGGGGGAACCCAACAGGTACTACCTGTTACCCACATCTGTTAAGGATGTGAGGAGGAAGACGCAGTGAACTGAAACATCTAAGTAGCTGCAGGAAGAGAAAGCAAAAGCGATTGCCTTAGTAGCGGCGAGCGAAACGGCAGGAGGGCAAACCGAAGAGTTTACTCTTCGGGGTTGTAGGACTGCAATGTGGACTCAAAGATTATAGAAGAATGATTTGGGAAGATCAGCCAAAGAGAGTAACAGCCTCGTATTTAAAATAGTCTTTGTACCTAGCAGTATCCTGAGTACGGCGGGACACGTGAAATCCCGTCGGAATCTGGGAGGACCATCTCCCAACCCTAAATACTCCCTAGTGACCGATAGTGAACCAGTACCGTGAGGGAAAGGTGAAAAGCACCCCGGGAGGGGAGTGAAATAGAACCTGAAACCGTGTGCCTACAACAAGTTCGAGCCCGTTAATGGGTGAGAGCGTGCCTTTTGTAGAATGAACCGGCGAGTTACGATATGATGCGAGGTTAAGTTGAAGAGACGGAGCCGCAGGGAAACCGAGTCTGAATAGGGCGCCTTAGTATCATGTCGTAGACCCGAAACCATGTGACCTACCCATGAGCAGGTTGAAGGTGCGGTAAGACGCACTGGAGGACCGAACCAGGGCACGTTGAAAAGTGCTTGGATGACTTGTGGGTAGCGGAGAAATTCCAAACGAACTTGGAGATAGCTGGTTCTCTCCGAAATAGCTTTAGGGCTAGCGTCGACATCAAGATTCTTGGAGGTAGAGCACTGTTTGGGTGAGGGGTCCATCCCGGATTACCAATCTCAGATAAACTCCGAATGCCAATGAATTATGGTCGGCAGTCAGACTGCGAGTGCTAAGATCCGTAGTCGAAAGGGAAACAGCCCAGACCACCAGCTAAGGTCCCAAAATAATTGTTAAGTGGAAAAGGATGTGGGGTTGCACAGACAACTAGGATGTTAGCTTAGAAGCAGCTATTCATTCAAAGAGTGCGTAATAGCTCACTAGTCGAGTGACCCTGCGCCGAAAATGTACCGGGGCTA
Encoded here:
- a CDS encoding epoxyqueuosine reductase QueH, with amino-acid sequence MIDVEEILSKMNLNQKINYDRVMQKMVQVWEKNEQRPTILMHVCCAPCSTYTLEYLTKYADVTIYFANSNIHPKAEYHKRAYVTKKFVSDFNERTGNTVQYLEAPYEPNEYRKLVRGLEEEPEGGDRCKVCFDYRLDKTAQVAMDLGFDYFGSALTISPHKNSQTINSIGIDVQKIYTTHYLPSDFKKNQGYKRSVEMCEEYDIYRQCYCGCVYAAQAQNIDLVQVKKDATAFLLDKDVEKDYSHIKFTVTKLDI
- a CDS encoding DUF402 domain-containing protein translates to MKLPKEGDFITIQSYKHDGSLHRTWRDTMVLKTTENAIIGVNDHTLVTESDGRRWVTREPAIVYFHKKYWFNIIAMIRDNGISYYCNMASPYYLDEEALKYIDYDLDVKVFTDGEKRLLDVEEYERHKRKMKYSDDLDYILKEHVKILVDWINNGRGPFSEAYVNIWYKRYIELKNR
- the recX gene encoding recombination regulator RecX — encoded protein: MKITKLEKKKRLYLMELDDQQTSYITEDTIVRFMLSKDKVVSKEELIEIQGFAQFSYGKNLALYHLSFKARTEKEVREYLKKYDLDEKITSQVIANLKEDNWINDRQYAYSIINANQLSGDKGPYVLAQKLSQKGIAKATIEDVLKDFDFSEVAQRVAEKLLKKYNGKLPARALQDKIIQNLTNKGFSYADAKNAFDDLDSQVDQETTQELIFKELDKQYAKYARKYEGYELKQRLTQVLARKGYDFSDIASALREYL
- the rlmD gene encoding 23S rRNA (uracil(1939)-C(5))-methyltransferase RlmD; the protein is MNLKVKQKIPLKIKRMGINGEGIGFYQKTLVFVPGALKGEDIYCQITSIKRNFVEAKLLKVNKKSKFRVVPACTIYNECGGCQIMHLHYDKQLEFKTDLLHQALKKFAPTGYENYEIRPTIGMQEPKYYRAKLQFQTRKFNNQVKVGLYAQNSHYLVELKDCLVQDKETQVIANRLAELLTYHQIPITDERKTLGVRTIMVRRARKTGQVQIIVVTNRQLNLNQLVKDLVNDFPEVVTVAVNTNIAKTSEIYGEKTEIIWGQESIQEGVLDYEFSLSPRAFYQLNPEQTEILYSEAVKALDVSKEDHLIDAYCGVGTIGFAFATKVKSLRGMDIIPEAIEDAKRNAKKMGFDNTHYEAGTAEEIIPRWYQEGYRANALIVDPPRTGLDGKLLDTILTYVPEKMVYVSCNVSTLARDLVKLVKVYDLQYIQSVDMFPHTARTEAVVKLVKKRKN